In a genomic window of Zingiber officinale cultivar Zhangliang chromosome 9B, Zo_v1.1, whole genome shotgun sequence:
- the LOC122025685 gene encoding rust resistance kinase Lr10-like isoform X2, translated as MLESKLPCRSLAHYVYRDLNSPYNVILIPVYGEFAFLSCVYLGESGRNHNHVIFGFTMVLVLAINIALCQLVCRFVIAPLLIYAFLAYNYWKTRKPIDSVEKFLQIQQNLTPTRYAYSDIIAMTSHFREKLGQGGFGSVFKGYILGEFPVAVKMLVGSSKFHGEDFISEVSTIGRIHHINVVRLVGFCSEGSKRALIYEYMPNGSLDKYIFSANRGNTFTVEKLHEVALGIARGIDYLHQGCDMQILHFDIKPHNILLDRNFIPKISDFGLAKLYPKDQNLISMSVTRGTIGYIAPELISRNFGIVSDKSDVYSFGMLLMEMAGGRHNVDLRAENTSQVYYPSWVYDKLVQLHVSESIHDIEEIEISEMEKKLSMVGLWCIQIKSSSRPSMSSVVEMLEGDVNDLQMPPKPFFSSGEPSLRELEFSSTISSSGEEELHDQQHTLRPNNSGLASSSIQLSVISEHS; from the exons ATGCTGGAAAGCAAGTTG CCCTGCAGGTCACTTGCACATTATGTATACCGCGACTTGAACTCCCCTTACAACGTGATACTTATTCCCGTCTACGGCGAATTTGCTTTTTTAAGTTGCGTCTACTTGGGGGAGAGTGGTCGCAACCATAATCACGTTATCTTCGGTTTTACAATGGTCTTGGTCCTTGCAATAAATATAGCTCTTTGTCAGCTAG TTTGCAGATTTGTGATCGCACCTCTATTGATTTATGCATTCCTCGCATACAATTATTGGAAGACAAGAAAGCCCATCGACTCAGTTGAAAAGTTTCTGCAAATCCAGCAAAATCTAACTCCCACACGCTACGCCTACAGCGACATCATAGCCATGACGAGTCACTTCAGAGAAAAACTGGGCCAAGGCGGATTTGGTTCCGTGTTCAAAGGATACATTCTTGGTGAATTCCCTGTTGCCGTCAAGATGCTTGTCGGCAGCTCCAAGTTCCACGGCGAAGACTTCATCAGCGAGGTCTCCACGATCGGCAGGATCCACCACATCAACGTGGTGCGTTTGGTTGGGTTTTGTTCCGAGGGATCAAAGAGAGCACTCATCTACGAGTACATGCCCAATGGCTCGCTCGACAAGTACATCTTCTCTGCCAACAGGGGAAACACGTTCACTGTGGAGAAGCTCCATGAGGTGGCCCTGGGGATTGCCAGAGGCATCGACTACCTCCATCAAGGCTGCGACATGCAAATTTTGCATTTCGACATCAAGCCCCACAACATCCTCCTCGATCGCAACTTCATTCCCAAGATTTCAGACTTTGGGCTTGCAAAATTGTACCCAAAGGACCAGAACTTAATATCCATGAGCGTCACCAGAGGCACGATAGGATACATAGCACCCGAGCTGATATCGAGAAATTTTGGGATCGTATCAGACAAGTCGGATGTCTACAGCTTCGGAATGCTGCTAATGGAGATGGCCGGCGGGAGACATAATGTAGATTTGAGAGCTGAGAACACCAGTCAGGTTTATTATCCTTCTTGGGTCTACGACAAACTTGTTCAGCTGCATGTAAGTGAGAGCATCCATGATATTGAAGAGATTGAAATCAGTGAAATGGAGAAAAAGTTGTCCATGGTGGGACTTTGGTGCATCCAAATAAAGTCAAGTAGTCGGCCGTCCATGAGCAGTGTGGTGGAGATGCTTGAAGGAGACGTGAATGATCTACAGATGCCACCCAAGCCTTTCTTTTCTTCAGGAGAGCCAAGTCTAAGAGAATTAGAATTCTCCTCCACAATTTCATcttctggagaagaagaactaCATGATCAGCAGCATACTTTACGTCCCAACAATTCTGGATTGGCTTCATCTTCTATACAACTATCTGTCATCTCAGAGCATTCTTAA
- the LOC122025685 gene encoding LEAF RUST 10 DISEASE-RESISTANCE LOCUS RECEPTOR-LIKE PROTEIN KINASE-like 2.5 isoform X1, which produces MELNCRGREIMKRSTPESFFTSLLVFFFLTTLTGGVLGRSQNKGCSSSCGILDDIHYPFRLQSDPKWCGKSEFELICESGKDAVLHKLSSTDKYLVTEISYNQSQFRLVYAGYVTGSNKCVLPSAHFPLDTLHLIQMSLWPFSSTEDARELEYGMFREWASFMSCKQEIHSDLYKPIHCLTGENSSTTYAIVDYDAYAIRNLKNSCRFINFLPVDRDYRYNYSDIFDLLARGVWVPLDLTTFNVFERCWKASWSLAHYVYRDLNSPYNVILIPVYGEFAFLSCVYLGESGRNHNHVIFGFTMVLVLAINIALCQLVCRFVIAPLLIYAFLAYNYWKTRKPIDSVEKFLQIQQNLTPTRYAYSDIIAMTSHFREKLGQGGFGSVFKGYILGEFPVAVKMLVGSSKFHGEDFISEVSTIGRIHHINVVRLVGFCSEGSKRALIYEYMPNGSLDKYIFSANRGNTFTVEKLHEVALGIARGIDYLHQGCDMQILHFDIKPHNILLDRNFIPKISDFGLAKLYPKDQNLISMSVTRGTIGYIAPELISRNFGIVSDKSDVYSFGMLLMEMAGGRHNVDLRAENTSQVYYPSWVYDKLVQLHVSESIHDIEEIEISEMEKKLSMVGLWCIQIKSSSRPSMSSVVEMLEGDVNDLQMPPKPFFSSGEPSLRELEFSSTISSSGEEELHDQQHTLRPNNSGLASSSIQLSVISEHS; this is translated from the exons TAAGTCAGAGTTTGAGCTCATCTGTGAATCAGGAAAAGATGCAGTCTTGCATAAGTTGTCATCTACAGACAAGTACCTGGTCACCGAAATATCATATAATCAATCGCAATTCAGGCTCGTCTATGCCGGTTATGTCACAGGTTCTAATAAATGCGTGCTTCCCAGTGCACACTTCCCCCTAGATACACTTCACCTCATCCAAATGTCTCTTTGGCCATTTAGTTCGACTGAAGATGCTAGAGAGCTTGAGTATGGTATGTTTAGAGAATGGGCTAGTTTTATGAGCTGCAAACAGGAAATTCATAGCGATCTTTACAAGCCCATCCATTGTCTTACTGGGGAGAATAGCTCGACAACATATGCCATCGTTGACTACGATGCATATGCAATACGCAACCTCAAGAACTCATGTAGATTCATTAACTTTTTACCAGTTGACAGAGATTATAGGTACAATTACAGTGATATATTCGATCTCCTAGCGAGAGGAGTCTGGGTTCCATTGGATTTGACAACCTTCAACGTTTTCGAGAGATGCTGGAAAGCAAGTTG GTCACTTGCACATTATGTATACCGCGACTTGAACTCCCCTTACAACGTGATACTTATTCCCGTCTACGGCGAATTTGCTTTTTTAAGTTGCGTCTACTTGGGGGAGAGTGGTCGCAACCATAATCACGTTATCTTCGGTTTTACAATGGTCTTGGTCCTTGCAATAAATATAGCTCTTTGTCAGCTAG TTTGCAGATTTGTGATCGCACCTCTATTGATTTATGCATTCCTCGCATACAATTATTGGAAGACAAGAAAGCCCATCGACTCAGTTGAAAAGTTTCTGCAAATCCAGCAAAATCTAACTCCCACACGCTACGCCTACAGCGACATCATAGCCATGACGAGTCACTTCAGAGAAAAACTGGGCCAAGGCGGATTTGGTTCCGTGTTCAAAGGATACATTCTTGGTGAATTCCCTGTTGCCGTCAAGATGCTTGTCGGCAGCTCCAAGTTCCACGGCGAAGACTTCATCAGCGAGGTCTCCACGATCGGCAGGATCCACCACATCAACGTGGTGCGTTTGGTTGGGTTTTGTTCCGAGGGATCAAAGAGAGCACTCATCTACGAGTACATGCCCAATGGCTCGCTCGACAAGTACATCTTCTCTGCCAACAGGGGAAACACGTTCACTGTGGAGAAGCTCCATGAGGTGGCCCTGGGGATTGCCAGAGGCATCGACTACCTCCATCAAGGCTGCGACATGCAAATTTTGCATTTCGACATCAAGCCCCACAACATCCTCCTCGATCGCAACTTCATTCCCAAGATTTCAGACTTTGGGCTTGCAAAATTGTACCCAAAGGACCAGAACTTAATATCCATGAGCGTCACCAGAGGCACGATAGGATACATAGCACCCGAGCTGATATCGAGAAATTTTGGGATCGTATCAGACAAGTCGGATGTCTACAGCTTCGGAATGCTGCTAATGGAGATGGCCGGCGGGAGACATAATGTAGATTTGAGAGCTGAGAACACCAGTCAGGTTTATTATCCTTCTTGGGTCTACGACAAACTTGTTCAGCTGCATGTAAGTGAGAGCATCCATGATATTGAAGAGATTGAAATCAGTGAAATGGAGAAAAAGTTGTCCATGGTGGGACTTTGGTGCATCCAAATAAAGTCAAGTAGTCGGCCGTCCATGAGCAGTGTGGTGGAGATGCTTGAAGGAGACGTGAATGATCTACAGATGCCACCCAAGCCTTTCTTTTCTTCAGGAGAGCCAAGTCTAAGAGAATTAGAATTCTCCTCCACAATTTCATcttctggagaagaagaactaCATGATCAGCAGCATACTTTACGTCCCAACAATTCTGGATTGGCTTCATCTTCTATACAACTATCTGTCATCTCAGAGCATTCTTAA